tgcttaatttcagctcaatagaagcactgttaatgttcccaggcaacttgaggcttgtgttgggttttccttttgtatgttcctGCTTccgaacaattactttccatgagggtaattaggataagactaacctcttggtgtttttggaggcctgattccggaggtcctccttcctgttctcagtagacctgcagaataaagaggaagttttattgagcattgtgtgcttaatttcagctcaatagaagcactgttaatgttcccaagcaacttgaggcttgtgttgggtTTTCATTCtgtatgttccagcttcagaacaattactttcatgatggtaattaggataagacaaacctcttggtgtttttggagacctgattccggaggtcttccttcctgttctcagtagacctgcagaataaagaggaacttttattgagcatcgtgtgcttaatttcagctcaatagaagcACTGTTAATGTTCGCAGGCACCTTGAAGCTTGTGTTGGgttttccttttgtatgttccagcttcagaacaattactttccatgggggtaattaggataagactaacctcttggtgtttttggaggcctgatttcggaggtcctccttcctgttctcagtagacctgcagaataaagaggaacttttattgagcattgtgtgcttaatttcagctcaatagaagcactgttaatgttcccaggcaacttgaggcttgtgttgggttttccttttgtatgttcctGCTTccgaacaattactttccatgagggtaattaggataagactaaccttttggtgtttttggaggcctgattccggaggtcctccttcctgttctcagtagacctgcagaataaagaggaagttttattgagcattgtgtgcttaatttcagctcaatagaagcactgttaatgttcccaagcaacttgaggcttgtgttgggtTTTCATTCtgtatgttccagcttcagaacaattactttcatgatggtaattaggataagactaacctcttggtgtttttggaggcctgattccggaggtcctccttcctgttctcagtagacctgcagaataaagaggaagttttattgagcattgtgtgcttaatttcagctcaatagaagcactgttaatgttcccaagcaacttgaggcttgtgttgggtTTTCATTCtgtatgttccagcttcagaacaattactttcatgatggtaattaggataagacaaacctcttggtgtttttggagacctgattccggaggtcttccttcctgttctcagtagacctgcagaataaagaggaacttttattgagcatcgtgtgcttaatttcagctcaatagaagcACTGTTAATGTTCGCAGGCACCTTGAAGCTTGTGTTGGgttttccttttgtatgttccagcttcagaacaattactttccatgggggtaattaggataagactaacctcttggtgtttttggaggcctgattccggaggtcctccttcctgttctcagtagacctgcagaataaagaggaacttttttgagcattgtgtgcttaatttcagctcaatagaagcACTGTTATGTTCGCAGGCACCTTGAAGCTTGTGTTGGGTTTTcattttgtatgttccagcttcagaacaattactttccatgggggtaattaggataagactaacctcttggtgtttttggaggcctgattccggaggtcctccttcctgttctcagtagacctgcagaataaagagtaacttttattgagcattgtgtgcttaatttcagctcaatagaagcactgttaatgttcccaggcaacttgaggcttgtgttgggttttccttttgtatgttcctGCTTccgaacaattactttccatgagggtaattaggataagactaacctcttggtgtttttggaggcctgattccggaggtcctccttcctgttctcagtagacctgcagaataaagaggaagttttattgagcattgtgtgcttaatttcagctcaatagaagcactgttaatgttcccaagcaacttgaggcttgtgttgggtTTTCATTCtgtatgttccagcttcagaacaattactttcatgatggtaattaggataagacaaacctcttggtgtttttggagacctgattccggaggtcttccttcctgttctcagtagacctgcagaataaagaggaacttttattgagcatcgtgtgcttaatttcagctcaatagaagcACTGTTAATGTTCGCAGGCACCTTGAAGCTTGTGTTGGgttttccttttgtatgttccagcttcagaacaattactttccatgggggtaattaggataagactaacctcttggtgtttttggaggcctgatttcggaggtcctccttcctgttctcagtagacctgcagaataaagaggaacttttattgagcattgtgtgcttaatttcagctcaatagaagcactgttaatgttcccaggcaacttgaggcttgtgttgggttttccttttgtatgttcctGCTTccgaacaattactttccatgagggtaattaggataagactaaccttttggtgtttttggaggcctgattccggaggtcctccttcctgttctcagtagacctgcagaataaagaggaagttttattgagcattgtgtgcttaatttcagctcaatagaagcactgttaatgttcccaagcaacttgaggcttgtgttgggtTTTCATTCtgtatgttccagcttcagaacaattactttcatgatggtaattaggataagactaacctcttggtgtttttggaggcctgattccggaggtcctccttcctgttctcagtagacctgcagaataaagaggaagttttattgagcattgtgtgcttaatttcagctcaatagaagcactgttaatgttcccaagcaacttgaggcttgtgttgggtTTTCATTCtgtatgttccagcttcagaacaattactttcatgatggtaattaggataagacaaacctcttggtgtttttggagacctgattccggaggtcttccttcctgttctcagtagacctgcagaataaagaggaacttttattgagcatcgtgtgcttaatttcagctcaatagaagcACTGTTAATGTTCGCAGGCACCTTGAAGCTTGTGTTGGgttttccttttgtatgttccagcttcagaacaattactttccatgggggtaattaggataagactaacctcttggtgtttttggaggcctgattccggaggtcctccttcctgttctcagtagacctgcagaataaagaggaacttttattgagcattgtgtgcttaatttcagctcaatagaagcactgttaatgttcccaggcaacttgaggcttgtgttgggttttccttttgtatgttcctGCTTccgaacaattactttccatgagggtaattaggataagactaaccttttggtgtttttggaggcctgattccggaggtcctccttcctgttctcagtagacctgcagaataaagaggaagttttattgagcattgtgtgcttaatttcagctcaatagaagcactgttaatgttcccaagcaacttgaggcttgtgttgggtTTTCATTCtgtatgttccagcttcagaacaattactttcatgatggtaattaggataagactaacctcttggtgtttttggaGACCTGATTCTggaggtcctccttcctgttctcagtagacctgcagaataaagaggaagTTTTATTGAGCATcgtgtgcttaatttcagctcaatagaagcactgttaatgttcccaagcaacttgaggcttgtgttgggtTTTCATTCtgtatgttccagcttcagaacaattactttcatgatggtaattaggataagacaaacctcttggtgtttttggagacctgattccggaggtcttccttcctgttctcagtagacctgcagaataaagaggaacttttttgagcattgtgtgcttaatttcagctcaatagaagcACTGTTAATGTTCGCAGGCACCTTGAAGCTTGTGTTGGGTTTTcattttgtatgttccagcttcagaacaattactttccatgggggtaattaggataagactaacctcttggtgtttttggaggcctgattccggaggtcctccttcctgttctcagtagacctgcagaataaagaggaacttttattgagcattgtgtgcttaatttcagctcaatagaagcactgttaatgttcccaggcaacttgaggcttgtgttgggttttccttttgtatgttcctGCTTccgaacaattactttccatgaGGGTAATTAGgataaggctaacctcttggtgtttttggaggcctgattccggaggtcctccttcctgttctcagtagacctgcagaataaagaggaagttttattgagcattgtgtgcttaatttcagctcaatagaagcactgttaatgttcccaagcaacttgaggcttgtgttgggtTTTCATTCtgtatgttccagcttcagaacaattactttcatgatggtaattaggataagacaaacctcttggtgtttttggagacctgattccggaggtcttccttcctgttctcagtagacctgcagaataaagaggaacttttattgagcatcgtgtgcttaatttcagctcaatagaagcACTGTTAATGTTCGCAGGCACCTTGAAGCTTGTGTTGGgttttccttttgtatgttccagcttcagaacaattactttccatgggggtaattaggataagactaacctcttggtgtttttggaggcctgattccggaggtcctccttcctgttctcagtagacctgcagaataaagaggaacttttattgagcattgtgtgcttaatttcagctcaatagaagcactgttaatgttcccaggcaacttgaggcttgtgttgggttttccttttgtatgttcctGCTTccgaacaattactttccatgagggtaattaggataagactaaccttttggtgtttttggaggcctgattccggaggtcctccttcctgttctcagtagacctgcagaataaagaggaagttttattgagcattgtgtgcttaatttcagctcaatagaagcactgttaatgttcccaagcaacttgaggcttgtgttgggtTTTCATTCtgtatgttccagcttcagaacaattactttcatgatggtaattaggataagactaacctcttggtgtttttggaggcctgattccggaggtcctccttcctgttctcagtagacctgcagaataaagaggaagttttattgagcattgtgtgcttaatttcagctcaatagaagcactgttaatgttcccaagcaacttgaggcttgtgttgcgtTTTCATTCtgtatgttccagcttcagaacaattactttcatgatggtaattaggataagacaaacctcttggtgtttttggagacctgattccggaggtcttccttcctgttctcagtagacctgcagaataaagaggaacttttattgagcatcgtgtgcttaatttcagctcaatagaagcACTGTTAATGTACGCAGGCACCTTGAAGCTTGTGTTGGGTTTTCCTTTTgcatgttccagcttcagaacaattactttccatgggggtaattaggataagactaacctcttggtgtttttggaggcctgattccggaggtcctccttcctgtactcagtagacctgcagaataaagaggaacttttattgagcattgtgtgcttaatttcagctcaatagaagcactgttaatgttcccaggcaacttgaggcttgtgttgggttttccttttgtatgttcctGCTTccgaacaattactttccatgagggtaattaggataagactaaccttttggtgtttttggaggcctgattccggaggtcctccttcctgttctcagtagacctgcagaataaagaggaagttttattgagcattgtgtgcttaatttcagctcaatagaagcactgttaatgttcccaagcaacttgaggcttgtgttgggtTTTCATTCtgtatgttccagcttcagaacaattactttcatgatggtaattaggataagactaacctcttggtgtttttggaGACCTGATTCTggaggtcctccttcctgttctcagtagacctgcagaataaagaggaagttttattgagcattgtgtgcttaatttcagctcaatagaagcactgttaatgttcccaagcaacttgaggcttgtgttgggtTTTCATTCtgtatgttccagcttcagaacaattactttcatgATGGTAATTAGGGTAAGAcaaacctcttggtgtttttggagacctgattccggaggtcttccttcctgttctcagtagacctgcagaataaagaggaacttttttgagcattgtgtgcttaatttcagctcaatagaagcACTGTTAATGTTCGCAGGCACCTTGAAGCTTGTGTTGGGTTTTcattttgtatgttccagcttcagaacaattactttccatgggggtaattaggataagactaacctcttggtgtttttggaggcctgattccggaggtcctccttcctgttctcagtagacctgcagaataaagaggaacttttattgagcattgtgtgcttaatttcagctcaatagaagcactgttaatgttcccaggcaacttgaggcttgtgttgggttttccttttgtatgttcctGCTTccgaacaattactttccatgagggtaattaggataagactaacctcttggtgtttttggaggcctgattccggaggtcctccttcctgttctcagtagacctgcagaataaagaggaagttttattgagcattgtgtgcttaatttcagctcaatagaagcactgttaatgttcccaagcaacttgaggcttgtgttgggtTTTCATTCTGTAtcttccagcttcagaacaattactttcatgatggtaattaggataagacaaacctcttggtgtttttggagacctgattccggaggtcttccttcctgttctcagtagacctgcagaataaagaggaacttttattgagcattgtgtgcttaatttcagctcaatagaagcACTGTTAATGTTCGCAGGCACCTTGAAGCTTGTGTTGGgttttccttttgtatgttccagcttcagaacaattactttccatgggggtaattaggataagactaacctcttggtgtttttggaggcctgattccggaggtcctccttcctgttctcagtagacctgcagaataaagaggaacttttattgagcattgtgtgcttaatttcagctcaatagaagcactgttaatgttcccaggcaacttgaggcttgtgttgggttttccttttgtatgttcctGCTTccgaacaattactttccatgagggtaattaggataagactaacctcttggtgtttttggaggcctgattccggaggtcctccttcctgttctcagtagacctgcagaataaagaggaagttttattgagcattgtgtgcttaatttcagctcaatagaagcactgttaatgttcccaagcaacttgaggcttgtgttgggtTTTCATTCTGTAtcttccagcttcagaacaattactttcatgatggtaattaggataagacaaacctcttggtgtttttggagacctgattccggaggtcttccttcctgttctcagtagacctgcagaataaagaggaacttttattgagcattgtgtgcttaatttcagctcaatagaagcACTGTTAATGTTCGCAGGCACCTTGAAGCTTGTGTTGGgttttccttttgtatgttccagcttcagaacaattactttccatgggggtaattaggataagactaacctcttggtgtttttggaggcctgattccggaggtcctccttcctgttctcagtagacctgcagaataaagaggaacttttattgagcattgtgtgcttaatttcagctcaatagaagcactgttaatgttcccaggcaacttgaggcttgtgttgggttttccttttgtatgttcctGCTTccgaacaattactttccatgagggtaattaggataagactaaccttttggtgtttttggaggcctgattccggaggtcctccttcctgttctcagtagacctgcagaataaagaggaagttttattgagcattgtgtgcttaatttcagctcaatagaagcACTGTTAATGTTCGCAGGCACCTTGAAGCTTGTGTTGGGTTTTcattttgtatgttccagcttcagaacaattactttccatgggggtaattaggataagactaacctcttggtgtttttggaggcctgattccggaggtcctccttcctgttctcagtagacctgcagaataaagaggaacttttattgagcattgtgtgcttaatttcagctcaatagaagcactgttaatgttcccaggcaacttgaggcttgtgttgggttttccttttgtatgttcctGCTTccgaacaattactttccatgagggtaattaggataagactaacctcttggtgtttttggaggcctgattccggaggtcctccttcctgttctcagtagacctgcagaataaagaggaagttttattgagcattgtgtgcttaatttcagctcaatagaagcACTGTTAATGTTTCCaagcaacttgaggcttgtgttgggtTTTCATTCtgtatgttccagcttcagaacaattactttcatgatggtaattaggataagactaacctcttggtgtttttggagacctgattccggaggtcttccttcctgttctcagtagacctgcagaataaagaggaactttgttgagcattgtgtgcttaatttcagctccATAGAAGCACTGTTAGTGTTCCCAGGCACGTTGAAGCTTGTGTTGGgttttccttttgtatgttccagcttcagaacaattacttttcaTGAGGGTAATTAGGATAAGACTAACTTCTTGGTGTTTTTGGAGGCCTGATGCTGGAGGTCCTCCTTCCTATTCTAAGtagacctgcagaataaagaggaaattttattgagcattgtgtgcttaatttcagctcaatagaagcACTGCTAATGTTaccaggcaacttgaggcttctgttgggtttttcctttgtatgttccagcctcagaacaattactttccatcagggtaattaggataagactaacctcttggtgtttttggaggcctgattccggaggtcctccttcctgttctcagtaaacctgcagaataaagaggaacATTTTTTGAGCattgtgtgcttaatttcagctcaatagaagcACTGTTAGTGTTCCCAATCACGTTGAAGCTTGTGTTGGgttttccttttgtatgttccagcttcagaacaattactttccatgaGGGTAATAaggataagactaacctcttggtgtttttggaggcctgattccggaggtcctccttcctgttctcagtagacctgcagaataaagaggaacttttttgagcattgtgtgcttaatttcagctccATAGAAGCACAGTTAGTGTTCCCAGGCACGTTGAAGCTTGTGTTCGgttttccttttgtatgttccagcttcagaacaattactttccatgagggtaattaggataagactaacctcttggtgtttttggaGGCCTGATGCTggaggtcctccttcctgttctaagtagacctgcagaataaagaggaacCTTTATGGAGCATTGTGTGCTTcatttcagctcaatagaagcACTGTTAACGTTCCCAGGTAACTTGAGGCTTCTGTTGGGTTTTtcctttgtatgttccagcctcagaacaattactttccatcagggtaattaggataagactaacctcttggtgtttttggaggcctgattctggaggtcctccttcctgttctcagtagacctgcagaataaagaggaccttttattgagcattgtgtgcttaatttcagctcaataggagcactGTGAATGTTCCCaagcaacttgaggcttgtgttgggttttccttttgtatgttccagcttcagaacaattacttttcaTGAGGATAATTAGGATAAGACTAACTTCTTGGTGTTTTTGGAGGCCTGATGCTggaggtcctccttcctgttctaagtagacctgcagaataaagaggaacttttattgagcattgtgtgcttaatttcagctcacGAGAAGCACTGTTAATGTTCGCAGGCACCTTGAAGCTTGTGTTGGgttttccttttgtatgttccagcttcagaacaattactttccatgggggtaattaggataagactaacctcttggtgtttttggaggcctgattccggaggtcctccttcctgttctcagtagatctgcagaataaagaggaactttgattgagcattgtgtgcttaatttcagctcaatagaagcactgttaatgttcccaagcaacttgaggcttgtgttgggatttccttttgtatgttccagcttcagaacaattactttccatgaGGGTAACTAGGATAAGACTAACTTCTTGGTGTTTTTGGAGGCCTGATGCTggaggtcctccttcctgttctaagtagacctgcagaataaagaggaacttttattgagcattgtgtgcttaatttcagctcaatagaagcACTGCTAATGTTaccaggcaacttgaggcttctgttgggtttttcctttgtatgttccagcttcagaacaattactttccatcagggtaattaggataagactaacctcttggtgtttttggaGGCCTGATTCCGGAGGTCCTCCTTCCTATTCTCAGTaaacctgcagaataaagaggaacATTTTTTGAGCattgtgtgcttaatttcagctccATAGAAGCACAGTTAGTGTTCCCAGGCACGTTGAAGCTTGTGTTCGGTTTTCCTTCtgtatgttccagcttcagaacaattactttccatgagggtaattaggataagactaacctcttggtgtttttggaGGCCTGATGCTggaggtcctccttcctgttctAAGTAGACCTGCAGTATAAAGAGGAACTTTTATGGAGCattgtgtgcttaatttcagctcaatataagcactgttaatgttcccaggcaacttgaggcttctgttgggtttttccttttgtatgttgcagcctcagaacaattactttccatcaagATAATTAGGACAAAAGACTAACTTCTTGGTGTTTTCTCAGGCCCAATACCGGAGGTCCTCCTCCTCGTTCTCGATAGACCTGTGCTTCGGAGTTTCTGCTTCCTAGCCACATGCAGAATAAAATGCATCTTTTACTGAGCAGAGCCAAAACTGATTAATTTGTGTTAGGGTGGCTCGTATATTTTCCCTTTTAAAATGAAACGAAATGCAAGACTGCCGGATGATTTGttttaatgaaagaaaaaagaaagacggaacCACCACTTAGCTTTCTAGAGAGGTCTGAAAGGAGAAGTTTCTATAGCTTTGTCATATATATGTGACATGCATGTGGTACAACCAGGGTGTATGAGAATATGTCCCCGGAGGAAAGTTTCCTGTAGAAAAGGTCGATGAGAAAACAAAATGTCCCCAAAAAGTTTGCTCTTACCAGGAACACAGGTTTTTAATAGCGTGTGCACAGTGTGTTCACTACAGTGCAGATAAGTGCACTAAAAGCTcctgaaatatgcatgcaactatgaactacaacaacaactttattgtgagatggcGAATATAGTATGAACTAAAATTTTTAAAGATATGCAATATATTTGCTCGTACACCTGTTATGAAAGCGCGACACCAAATACACATAACCTGACACCTTCGTATTATAGCCGTTCTGTTCCGAATTCATTCCATGCCAATGTCAATCCTATGTGTGTCATACTCGTTGATATTACAGTGCGTTAACATTAAAATTAggctcgaaataaagttgttgtcacAGTAGAATTATCGAGGCAGTTCATAGAAATACAggataaatatttttttttcgtcctcgATAAAGTGACCCGTTCCTGGGTTTCGGATGACGCGCGTCTTGGCAGATCAACGAATTTTAGGACAACTCATGATGCTCTTTGCGGCAATGACCAATATACCTAGCAGGGCAGTGTCCTTGGCTATATGGTCGTTGGGACGTGGTGCAGCCGTGCGGGGCAAGTATGGAGTGATTTATTtaccaggaaaaaaaaggaagggggAATATGtgtattaagaaaaagaaaggaatggtcagccagacgaaggaactctacgaaaacgatacgataagtGAAGTTATCAAATCGAAGCTTAGTCCCACGTCACCCACTTCAAAGAAACACGGCGAAGGCTTATCATGTCATCGGAACTGTCACCGTGAACACTTTCGGATGTAACAAACTCGCTAGTA
This portion of the Ornithodoros turicata isolate Travis chromosome 3, ASM3712646v1, whole genome shotgun sequence genome encodes:
- the LOC135389745 gene encoding uncharacterized protein LOC135389745: MHFILHVARKQKLRSTGLSRTRRRTSGIGPEKTPRSLLRTGRRTSSIRPPKTPRGLLRIGRRTSGIRPPKTPRGLLRTGRRTSSIRPPKTPRNLLRTGRRTSGIRPPKTPRGLLRTGRRTSSIRPPKTPRSLLRTGRRTSRIRPPKTPRGLLRTGRRTSSIRPPKTPRGLLRTGRKTSGIRSPKTPRGLLRTGRKTSGIRSTENRKEDLQNQVSKNTKRSTENRKEDLRNQASKNTKRSTENRKEDLQNQVSKNTKRLVLS